The genomic region agaaagaaagaaagaaagaaagaaagaaagaaagaaagaaagaaagaaagaaagttgtAGTAAAGGCATGTGATCTCTGACTACTTCAATAGATAATCGACAgaatactaacacacacacacacacatactgcctCATGACCAATGTCTGGGTGCGTGATGAAGGGAGGGGGGCACACAGAGCCACCCTCGGTCAGCTGTGCAATCAGCTTCTcactccccccatccctcccctctccaccccttaCCAACTCTCCACGGCCCCCCATGGTGACCACTGGTGCCAGCTCGCAGAGCTCACTACCACCCCCAAAGCCTAGAGACCCAAGGAACATTgtgcactaacacacacacacacagcagattgCTAGCTGGTTAATTGATCACCAGAGATGTTAAGTTATGACCATGGTTTTGGTAGGGTGATTGTTATGCAGAAGGTCCTGGatgcacacagacatacacaaacacacacacacacacacacacacacacaaagatgttCTCTGCAGATGAATGATGTCATATGCTATTACACAGCTTGTGGAGCTGACCTTCTCCTGAGTAGCCATTGTTATTGTTCTGTGCTGTTACCTCTGTGTTGCCATAAGGAACAGACTGTGTGCATCATGCTGCTGAAAATGGAACAGCCTTGACCCAAGTCATGGGGGAGAGGACTCAGTTCTGACTCAACCCACCCCCAAAACATGtcttaacatgcacacacatgctgcATACAATCTCTACCAAACCACCTCCCTACTCCACCCACTGAAATGTACCTTAGAAAGCACACAGACtgtgcacacacgcacaaacagacaaacacacaaacacacacgcattgAGTAGTGTTCTGTCCCTTCACCATGGAGATCCGGACTCAGGTTAGGCCCTACTTGTGGACACTTTCTTATTTGGGTGTAATTTCACAAATCAATAATCTAATCCAAAACTAACTCAAGCAAATACCTGACTGATCCATTCGATCCTACACTCCCccaaaaaatgctgggttaaaaacaacccaatttgggttCATTGGTAACACAGGCTGGGTACATATTGGACAGAATACACactgggttattttgacccagccagttgggttgcATGAATAACCCAAACTGGTGAGTTGTTGGGATTACCCAAAtatgggttaatttaaccatcaatTGGGTATTTTTTACTTTCATGCTGGGTTGACCTAGCAGCTGGGTCTTTTTGAATGTAATCCTTAAATTAATTTTAGGAGGTGTGGCTTattaggggtgtggctttcagatagatCTTATTGGACacctgtgagagtaaatgtcattcctgttgaTCATGTTGAGTTTATATGCTGTAAATGTTTGTTTCTTCCAGCATTTTTTcatcgattcccacgggaggccagtatgaaaaaaaagagcatctgctaaatgactaaaatgtttttaaaaaatgactgtcactcaattagcccatgtcagctaacatttttaagattggtaaattagtctagccagctagctaaactTGTAGTAACCAAACATTTATCTTCATCCTGTGGAAAAAGGTGTacaattgcagcaaacttgctttaaaacagcAATATTTTCTtaatgccccatggcaaaatgtgtaggcCTACAGTTGCAGGAAATGAACTCTTAAACGGACATTTTGTTTCTCCCCTGTCAAGAAAATGTTTTGCTGGCAAGGTGGGAGCAAAAGGCCAGGGCCAGCTCTGACGCATGCGTGTGTGGATTGAGTATGCAGACCGCGAGCCACTGCAGCCCcgcatgatgagttcagattttttgtggcccccacccccatcaaattTGCCCGTCCCTGAACTAGCCTTTTACACAATAACATATTTATTCAGGTCGATGAAAAGTTATGGTAAAATCCAAGGGAAAAACGGTCTGTGGGCTGCGGTGCCTATAGGGCGCATCAGGGTAGGATACTTGAAACGGTATAGGCTATTGTGCCAAGGTTATGAATGTTTGATGTAGGCCTATAACACACGCATGATCAAGACATACTATTATTGGATGAAAAGAGAGCGAcgatatatactgtacatttgaGATGATGAGGTAGGCCTAATTAACGGCCTCATTCATGCATAGTAGTTGACGTTCATGATGCCCACTCTCCTCTCACAGGTAGGCTACTCTATCTCTTTAAGTAAAGACAAAATACTTCAAAATATTCTCAATCGCATGCTATTTCTCAGACTAATTATCTCCAAGCCATTGAAGGTGGggaatttttatttgtattttttttgtaatttagcagacgctcttatccagagcgatttaggcattaaagcggcaatcatcatttgaaacaataacaaagcaaaatCCCAACCActgtttctgtaaaaaaaaaacactgaatgatgggcctggagaaatgtaaccactctcaaattcattgacagagctatggatgcaaggactgatcatccatgaccatgatatcaaaatgatcgTTTTAGCCATGTTTTCAGGCTATACAGGCTTTATTTATATTTGCTTTGTTTACTAAAGTTGGAgtaaaaacaagcttatatttttggttctgatggggtacgacagttgaactaagctcatgaggcatttataagttaggcctatattattcaagaatcaatgggtacatatcataaaTGTATAAGTCCAaacatggatgtagcaactacagaTTGACGCTTTAAAGGAGCAAAAGTTATTTGTTTTTAAGCCAAAGTATCTTTTCCCAACTGCTTATCCTCCTCCAACCCCCCTCTGTGATCCAAACTCACACAGTGTCGAGCTCCCccgacgcacgcacgcacgcatacacatacCGTGACCGTCCTCTCCTTTCCAGTCCTCCTCTGAGCAACTCTCTCATTCACCACATCCCCTCCCCTGCGCGAGAATGAGGTATGAGAGATTCCGCCGCAGCCCACAGCCGTGGGCGCGAGCTCATCAAGTATAAACCCAATCACGGGAATTCTGCTCGTCACTCACTCAGTCGCACTGACTCGGTTACCAGAGCTGAACTTCAGCGGAGATAGCAGGCACATTCTCTGCGCTCAGGCTAACTCGCTGTCGGCTTTGGTTCGAGATGGAAACTTGCTCGACTGCACGGAGATCTCGGAGCGCCAATATCCACAACTTCAAAAGTGAGTTGACTTCAGTTCATAGGCTATAGGCTTGGCTCCATCATGAGTTTTTTTGTTTTAGACTAGATGTtgttggtggtgatggtgatgtctTAAGATATGATTTACAGTGAATCACtgttttatgtatttttattttatttattaggatccccatagcTTTGCTGAAGCTGCaggtactcttcctggggtccacacaaaatttttaaacatgacataatacagaacatcaaTAGACAAGAACGTCTCAAGTACTGAACTACTCAGTTGATTTCGTTCACAGTTAGGTGCGTAAACTGCTAGCCTACCTGTATGACCGTGCTTGCATGCATACACCTCTAGGCTACTGTATTCACTTATTCAATGAAGTTGTTTAGTTCCTGAAGTACAAATATGGCTCTTGCAAATAAGATGACACTTAAAACCTCTAATCTTTTAAGTCTCCATCCACCTCAACATTATAAAGCTCAGTAGTTCATTCGTTCAGTTGTGTACTTTTACGCATGCACAGTTGTAGCCTACATTTGGTAAAAACTTTGTAAAGAGAGAAAATTATTCAAAGCCAAAACAAGGAATTAAGGTCATATTTATTTAATAAGCAAAAACTAATTTGGAAATTGTTAATGTTGCGCACACGCGCGCACCTACTAAACAAGTATTCTCCAGTTCCCGTGCGCGTGGAGTTAACGAGCCATGTCGTTACCGGGTTCGGGTAATCAACGTGAGGACATTGGAAAATTTGCTGGGGAAGCTGAATGGGCACGCGATAATTTTTCCATGCGATGTTCGCTTTGTGCCCCGTTATCCGAGCTTGCCAAACTGCCTCTGAATAATCCATGCAGAGAGAAACCGATCCGGATCCGGTTACCTTATTTTACCTTGTCCATACTCTGTAACCTCTTCATGAGCCAACCTTTTTGTGAAGTTGGCTCGTGAATTTAGGCTACTAGGGTAAATCTTGTTTAGCACTTGTGTGGCTCGTGTGATAGAACTTGATAGCACTTCGAACCAGAGAAGAAGATTGGTTTTACGCACATTCAGCTATTTAGTCTGGGATACATGTTGAATGAAGTTACCAGAATTATAAACGTGtactcccactgggcaaaaacaggttgaatcaacgttgtttcctcCTCATTTTAACCAACAAAAAGATATGTGATGAAATTGGATCAatttggaaaactgattggatttgaaaaaagtcatcaatgtaagggaatttctttttttccccatctaacttttaacctaaatccaatgacatggtgacatttttggttgatttcatgttgaattcacatcagttgacaactcaaccaaatgtaaatcgaAACTAGAAGTTGAACTGGTCTGTGCCCGGTGGGCTGACTAGCTTATGTAACATGATCAGGTAGAAATGAATAGGCGGGTGATTTGTATAATGTCATTTATTATGAATGAGTGCGACTGGCCAATTAGTCAGACTTGAGATCATGGCAGTCCTGTGCAAATCTTGGCTTGTGCGTAATATCCGCGTCCTTTCTGCGCCACTAGACTGGACAGCTCCAAGTGCTGAAAACAGCGCTGCATCCCTTGCCTTCTTTCTTTTTCAATCCCTTTTTCTCTGGCTGTCTTTACTGTACAATGCATCTGCTAGTTGTTATAATGTCCCATTATTTTAATCTATGTCTCCACAATTAAAGAGATGAGTGAATAAGATAAAATGAGAAAATATTGTCACGAATTATGACTGTGTGTTAAACTTATCCATATCGCGcctctctccgtgtgtgtgtgtgtttcaggtgggCTCACCCTATGGCTAGTGCTGTGGTTGGTGGCGGTGAAGCAAAGTGGGGCAGGGACGTGtccaaggctgtgtgtgtgttacccatCGCCTATGACGGTAAGCTGCCAGTCTCAGAACTTCACCACCGTGCCCTCCGGAGTGCCCTACGACTCCCAGCGCGTCTTTCTGCAGAACAACCGCATCACCGAGCTCAGAGCAGATTCTTTTGGCTTCGAGACACAGGTTAgaatgtgtgtgcttgtgtgtacaTAAGTTATTTTTTAATgagctgtgtttgtgtttgtggattGATATTGCATAGTTTTGCATTTAAATATAGTATTTTGTTTAGTATTTGAGCTCTGTGTGTTCGTATCGGAGCTGGGTCCTTGCTCATTTCTGTAACGATCCTTCCTATATACCTCTTCCCTTTTCAACCCCTCCCCCTATAGGTTCTCTGGCTCTACTCCAATAACATCACACTGATTGAGGCTGGAGCCTTCAGCAACCTGAGGGTTCTAGAAGAGCTGGACCTTGGTGACAACCCATTACTACGGCGACTGGAGGGTGGAGCGTTCCGTGGACTGGAGAAGTTGCAGAGCCTGCACATGCACCGCTGCAAGCTGGCCGCTCTCCCCCACGACCTCTTCCTCAAGCTCTACAGCCTGCAGTTCCTCTACCTGCAGGTATGGATACACACActcatataacacacacacacacacacacacacacacacacacacacacacactaacaagacaatgtcctccctctctgcaggaGAACGAGCTGCACTTCATCCAGGACGACCTCTTCTCCGACCTGGTCAACCTGAACCACCTCTTCCTGCATGGCAACCGCATCCGCACACTGTCCGAGAACGTGTTTCGCGGCCTGGTCAACCTGGACCGCCTCCTGCTCCACGACAACCGAATCCGGCAGGTGAACCGCCGTGCTTTCCGTGACCTGGGCCGTCTGACCATCCTCTACCTGTTCAACAACTCCCTGGCAGAGCTGCCAGGC from Coregonus clupeaformis isolate EN_2021a chromosome 3, ASM2061545v1, whole genome shotgun sequence harbors:
- the LOC121546408 gene encoding reticulon-4 receptor-like 2, with protein sequence METCSTARRSRSANIHNFKSGLTLWLVLWLVAVKQSGAGTCPRLCVCYPSPMTVSCQSQNFTTVPSGVPYDSQRVFLQNNRITELRADSFGFETQVLWLYSNNITLIEAGAFSNLRVLEELDLGDNPLLRRLEGGAFRGLEKLQSLHMHRCKLAALPHDLFLKLYSLQFLYLQENELHFIQDDLFSDLVNLNHLFLHGNRIRTLSENVFRGLVNLDRLLLHDNRIRQVNRRAFRDLGRLTILYLFNNSLAELPGQAMKDAVAVQFLRLNGNPWSCGCEARSLWEWFRTARISSSELMCTSPSPRRGQDLRFLREMDFALCPLPDPGSLAGTTTTTFSTKTRWWFSKHKPVASSKGIFQKSSETVKAHPFSSVKPNQPSYPSSTSFSSKYELVEEEVNLPKVDQEEYWANYGNEDASVRCFELECPPGYDTPVLLPSSSSSSFSPTQSFLPLLSLSVLTFSLHLLFG